In the Streptomyces cinnamoneus genome, GTTTGTCGTAGCCCGGCTCCGTGGAGAGCGCGTTGCGGCCGTCGGACTCGCCGCCGGTCATGCAGACCGTCAGGGTCGGGGCGCCGCTGCGTATGGACTGCTCCAGCTCCGGGTTCATGAAGAACAGGGAGTCGTCCTCGTGTGCCATGACGTGGACGACGGCCTCGGAGGTCACGGCCTTCGCGGGCCGTGCGGGAAACTCCCCGGACCCCGGCCGGCCCTTGTCCTCGGGCGCCAGCCACTGCCACGTGCCCACCGCACCGGCTCCGACGACCGCGGTGCCGCCGGCTATCTGGAGGACGCGTCGACGTGGTATTCGCCCTGGCACAGGCTGTCTCCTCTTGTCTTCTGCGCCAAGTGAGCGCGCTGGTCAACGAGAAAGAGGGGTGACGGCGACCGCTCCCCCCATGGATACAAGAGTTCGATCATATGAGCGGCAACCCGCCGTTTCCCTGCTGTTGTGTAACAGCCGTGCGTCGACCCGACATAAATTCCGAAGCGGTCGCACAACGTGAGCACAGGGAACGCAAATCATCACCGTGAGTCATGTGGTGAACACCACACGTACGGAACGGGCTCCTCCGCGCAGCGTGCCGAACGCCGATATCGCGCCAGCTCATAACCGCCTCTGCCTTCTCCCCGGCCGTGGCTAGGTTGGGCTCCGGCGCGACAACTCGGCACACCGACGATCGAGGAGTTTGCATGCCTGTCTCCACCGCACCCGGTACCAAGTGGGGCAACTGGACCGAGCTGGAGGGCACCGTCCACGCGGAGCCGTCGGCGGCCCTGAACTCCGACAACCGCGTCCAGGCGTTCGTCCGGGGCGAGGACGGTTCGCTCTGGACGATCTGGGAGACCCGGGCCCGCGGCTGGTCCGCGTGGCTGCGGCACGAGGGGGCCCGCATCGCGGGGGCGCCCAGCGCGATCCGCGGCAGGGACGGAAGGATCCGCGTCTTCTACCGCACCCCGGACCACCACCTCGAAGTCGTCGCCCAGACCGCCGTCAACACCGTTTTCGGCCCGCCGCAGCGCATCGTCACGAACGTCGGCGGCGATCCGGCGGCCACGCTCGACGCCGACGGACGGATCCACGTCTTCTTCCGGGGGACGGACGGCGCCCTGTGGTACACCCGCAACCAGAACCTGGCCTACGCGACGTACAGCGGACCGGCGTCGCTCGGCGGCGCGCTGACCGAGACGCCCTCGCCGGCTCTCGACGGCTCCGGGCGGATCGTCGTGGCCGTCCGCGGCGAGGGGGACACCCTCCACGCCGTCCAGCAGAAGGCCGCGGACTCGGCGGACGCCTGGGACGCCTTCCAGCGGCGGGCCGAGGGCGTCACCAGCCGTCCCTCGGCGATCGTCGACGCCGCCTCGCGCGTCCAGATCTTCTACCGCGGCGCCGACGGCGCGGCCTGGCGGGCCGGGCAGGGCGACGACTACGAGGGCTGGGGGAGTCCCGCCTCCCTGGGCGGCGCGATCGCCGACCGCCCCACCGCCTGCCTCGGCCAGGACGGTCGCGTCAACGTCCTCGCCAAGGGCACGGACGGCAAGCTGTGGGTCACCGTGCAGTCCGCCGGGAACGGTGCCGCCTATGACGAGTTCCAGTCGTTGGGCGGCGAGATCGGCGAAGTCGGCGCCAACCCGGTGATCATGAACCGGGTGGGGCTGCTCTACGTGTTCACCCAAGGGTCCGGCGAGGGCCGCGGGCTCTGGCTCCAGCGGCAGAACTGGGCGTGACGACTCGGCCGTCACGGGCTCGCACGCGCCGCCCCGCGGCCCGGCGGAGCCCGCGCTTCACGCCGGCCGGTCGTTGAGGATCTTCTGGAAGAGCAGGTGGTCGCGCCAGGCGCCGTCGATGTGGAGGTAGTTGCGGGCCGTGCCGATCAGTTCGAAGCCGCACTTCTCCAGCACCCGCTGGGAGGCGGTGTTGGTCAGCACGGTGCCCGCCTCGATCCGGTGCAGGCCGAGCCGCTCGTCGGCGTCCCGGCAGACGGCGAGCACGGCGGCGGTGGCCAGGCCCTTGCCCGCGTGCCCGGCGTCGACCCAGTAGCCGAGGTTGGTGCTGCGAAAGGCGTTGTGCACGATGTTGGCGAGATTGACCAGGCCCACGATCTCGCCCCGGCCGTCGGCCAGCACCCAGGGCATCATCCGCCCGGCGCGGCGCAGCGCCGCCATGTCGCGCAGCCGGTCCGCCTGGCCCTCCGTGGTGAAGAAGGTCTCGTTCCGGTTCGGTTCCCAGGGGCGCAGGTGGTCGCGGTTGCGGCG is a window encoding:
- a CDS encoding GNAT family N-acetyltransferase, producing MIADYCALTPDVLLRPAATDDAAALARAYRRNRDHLRPWEPNRNETFFTTEGQADRLRDMAALRRAGRMMPWVLADGRGEIVGLVNLANIVHNAFRSTNLGYWVDAGHAGKGLATAAVLAVCRDADERLGLHRIEAGTVLTNTASQRVLEKCGFELIGTARNYLHIDGAWRDHLLFQKILNDRPA